A genome region from Triticum aestivum cultivar Chinese Spring chromosome 2B, IWGSC CS RefSeq v2.1, whole genome shotgun sequence includes the following:
- the LOC123047230 gene encoding geraniol 8-hydroxylase — MAPVAVLVPWLAWLVASFLSVYLLNLLARARSSLPPGPRPLPLIGSLHLLGDKPHRSLARLAKAHGPLMSLRLGAVTTVVVSSPAMARVFLQRHDSAFAARSVPDATGEHAAGSVAWLPPAPRWRALRKMMATELFAPHRLDALRHLRSEKVRDLVDHVARLAREGAPVNVGRVAFTTSLNLLSRTIFSADLTSLDDRGRSEEFQQVVTAIMQALGSPNVSDFFPLLAPADLQGTRRRLARLFARLHAVFDAEVDGRLRGRDAGQPRKNDFLDALLDVAAREDGKDLLDRQTLRSLFTDLFSAGSDTSSSTVEWAMTELLQNPASMSSACNELAEVIGSKRNIEEDDIVRLPYLQAVIKETFRLHPPGPFLLPRKPERTLKIAGYTIPKDSRVFINVWAIGRDKDVWTEPEKFMPERFLGSTVDFRGADFELLPFGAGRRICPGMPLAIRMVHLVLASLLNQFKWSFPVELERDGIDMEEKFGLSLTKVVPLRIVPTPI; from the exons ATGGCGCCGGTGGCTGTCCTTGTGCCGTGGCTAGCATGGCTCGTCGCCTCTTTCCTCTCCGTCTATCTCCTCAACCTCCTAGCACGGGCGCGCTCCAGCCTCCCTCCGGGCCCCCGCCCGCTGCCGCTCATCGGCAGCCTCCACCTCCTCGGCGACAAGCCGCACCGCTCCCTTGCCCGTCTGGCCAAGGCCCACGGCCCGCTCATGTCCCTGCGCCTCGGCGCGGTCACCACGGTGGTCGTTTCCTCCCCCGCCATGGCCCGGGTGTTCCTGCAGCGCCACGACTCCGCGTTCGCCGCCCGGTCCGTGCCCGACGCCACCGGCGAGCACGCGGCGGGCTCCGTGGCCTGGCTGCCCCCTGCGCCGCGGTGGCGCGCGCTGCGCAAGATGATGGCCACGGAGCTGTTCGCCCCGCACCGGCTCGACGCGCTGCGCCACCTGCGGAGCGAAAAGGTGCGGGATCTCGTGGACCATGTCGCGCGGCTGGCGCGCGAGGGCGCGCCCGTGAACGTCGGCCGCGTGGCCTTCACGACGAGCCTGAACCTCCTCTCCCGCACCATCTTCTCCGCCGACCTGACGAGCCTCGACGACCGCGGCCGCTCGGAGGAGTTCCAGCAGGTGGTTACGGCCATCATGCAGGCCCTGGGGAGCCCCAATGTGTCGGACTTCTTCCCGCTGCTCGCGCCGGCCGACTTGCAGGGCACGCGCCGGCGGCTGGCGCGGCTGTTCGCGCGGCTGCACGCGGTGTTCGACGCCGAGGTGGACGGGAGGCTGCGCGGCCGCGACGCCGGCCAGCCGAGGAAGAACGACTTCCTCGACGCGCTGCTCGACGTGGCGGCGCGTGAGGACGGCAAGGACCTGCTGGACCGCCAGACGCTACGATCACTTTTCACG GATTTGTTCTCTGCTGGTAGTGACACAAGCTCTAGCACAGTGGAATGGGCAATGACGGAGCTTCTCCAAAACCCAGCATCAATGTCTAGCGCTTGCAACGAGCTTGCAGAAGTTATTGGCTCCAAAAGAAACATTGAAGAAGACGATATTGTTCGGTTGCCCTATCTCCAAGCTGTCATAAAAGAGACTTTTCGACTTCATCCCCCGGGCCCGTTCTTGTTGCCACGCAAACCCGAGAGAACATTAAAAATAGCCGGTTACACAATACCTAAAGATTCACGTGTGTTCATAAACGTATGGGCGATAGGTCGAGATAAAGATGTATGGACTGAACCTGAAAAGTTTATGCCAGAGAGGTTCTTGGGTTCAACAGTTGACTTTAGGGGTGCTGAttttgagctccttccatttggtGCCGGACGTCGGATCTGCCCTGGAATGCCATTGGCTATTAGGATGGTGCATTTGGTCCTTGCTTCGTTGTTAAATCAATTTAAGTGGAGCTTCCCTGTTGAACTTGAAAGGGATGGGATTGATATGGAAGAAAAGTTTGGCCTATCACTAACGAAGGTCGTGCCTCTTCGTATTGTACCAACACCGATTTGA